A genomic window from Ideonella sp. WA131b includes:
- a CDS encoding serine hydrolase translates to MNAPAAPALADALRQAVLVQRFDTTPDRLRGGAPVEAFPSLDLAVLRFAGGGRSMQAANVLFSREFPQGVVAHFGPAGGGLGPVARLRFDADVRDAAGTSVAWQPGADWARIAFPPLFTPPGLPPGAPRFVAPYPASLLKLMVAVGLGLAVDAGRLGWAEVLPELTPMIVVSDNDATDRAVALLHRAGMVDVLNRRLQQAWGLPTLQLKRTTPAGGWRNGDGSGVGQIHMTAWDTVRLLWILDPQAPPAPWLPPGTPTLAEATKQRLLAALAAQELDEILSSGRLRGLPGWQPGLPDAPVFAHKTGTTENYASDAGIVAVPGGPRYAVALLSNLGSRYRPRFVGADDERAATTWKLPALGAAVHALMQTLP, encoded by the coding sequence GTGAACGCGCCTGCAGCGCCGGCCCTGGCCGACGCGCTGCGCCAGGCCGTCCTCGTGCAGCGCTTCGACACCACGCCCGACCGGCTGCGCGGCGGCGCGCCGGTCGAGGCCTTTCCGAGCCTCGACCTGGCCGTGCTGCGCTTCGCGGGCGGGGGCCGCTCGATGCAGGCGGCCAATGTGCTGTTCTCGCGCGAGTTTCCGCAGGGCGTGGTGGCGCACTTCGGCCCGGCGGGCGGCGGCCTGGGCCCGGTGGCCAGGCTGCGCTTCGACGCCGACGTGCGCGACGCTGCCGGCACCTCGGTAGCCTGGCAGCCCGGCGCCGACTGGGCGCGCATCGCCTTCCCCCCGCTGTTCACCCCGCCCGGCCTGCCGCCGGGCGCGCCGCGCTTCGTGGCGCCCTACCCGGCCTCGTTGCTGAAGCTGATGGTGGCCGTGGGCCTGGGCCTGGCGGTCGACGCCGGCCGGCTGGGCTGGGCCGAGGTCCTGCCCGAGCTGACGCCGATGATCGTGGTCAGCGACAACGACGCCACCGACCGCGCCGTGGCGCTGCTGCACCGCGCCGGCATGGTGGACGTGCTCAACCGCAGGTTGCAGCAGGCCTGGGGCCTGCCGACGCTGCAGCTCAAGCGCACCACGCCCGCGGGCGGTTGGCGCAACGGCGACGGCTCGGGCGTCGGCCAGATCCACATGACGGCCTGGGACACCGTGCGGCTGCTGTGGATCCTGGACCCGCAGGCCCCGCCCGCGCCCTGGCTGCCGCCGGGCACGCCCACGCTGGCCGAGGCCACGAAGCAGCGGCTGCTGGCCGCCCTGGCGGCGCAGGAGCTCGACGAGATCCTGTCCTCCGGCCGTCTGCGCGGCCTGCCCGGCTGGCAGCCGGGCCTGCCCGATGCGCCGGTGTTCGCGCACAAGACCGGCACCACCGAGAACTACGCGTCCGATGCCGGCATCGTGGCCGTGCCGGGCGGCCCGCGCTACGCGGTGGCGCTGCTCAGCAACCTGGGCAGCCGCTACCGCCCGCGCTTCGTGGGCGCCGACGACGAGCGCGCCGCCACCACCTGGAAGCTGCCCGCCCTGGGCGCCGCGGTGCACGCGCTGATGCAGACCCTGCCCTGA
- a CDS encoding LD-carboxypeptidase, protein MPLRVGALVGVVAPAGPVDPAVLPAVEALYARHGWRARLYPSCRARHPVLPYLAGDDAQRRADLHAALADDEVAAIHALRGGYGALRLLPGIDTALLRRSPKLLMGYSDITALQALWAAEGLPSLHAPMPASDLIRPGREDDEAALVALLKGGLPAGSVLAPELEPGEPVHPGVAEGVLIGGNLSLVAALTGTPWAWNPHGAILFLEDVSESLYRVDRCLTQLQLAGVLQAVAGIVLGSFTESEAPEALLRERLLPLCRERGKPLLGGWPTGHGTPNRPLPLGLRVRLDAGAGTLTMLEALAAPAG, encoded by the coding sequence CTGCCGCTGCGCGTAGGCGCACTCGTCGGCGTCGTCGCCCCCGCCGGCCCCGTGGACCCCGCCGTGCTGCCCGCGGTGGAGGCGCTGTACGCGCGCCACGGCTGGCGCGCGCGCCTGTACCCCTCGTGCCGCGCGCGCCACCCCGTGCTGCCCTACCTGGCCGGCGACGACGCGCAGCGCCGGGCCGACCTGCACGCCGCGCTGGCCGACGACGAGGTGGCCGCCATCCATGCCTTGCGCGGCGGCTACGGCGCCCTGCGCCTGCTGCCCGGCATCGACACCGCGCTGCTGCGGCGCAGCCCCAAGCTGCTGATGGGCTACAGCGACATCACCGCCCTGCAGGCCCTCTGGGCCGCCGAGGGCCTGCCCAGCCTGCATGCGCCGATGCCGGCCTCGGACCTGATCCGCCCCGGGCGCGAGGACGACGAGGCCGCGCTGGTGGCCCTGCTCAAGGGCGGCCTGCCCGCCGGCAGCGTGCTGGCGCCCGAGCTCGAGCCCGGCGAGCCCGTGCACCCCGGCGTGGCCGAGGGCGTGCTGATCGGCGGCAACCTCAGCCTGGTGGCCGCGCTCACCGGCACGCCCTGGGCCTGGAACCCGCACGGCGCCATCCTGTTCCTCGAGGACGTGAGCGAGTCGCTCTACCGCGTCGACCGTTGTCTCACCCAGCTGCAGCTGGCCGGTGTGCTGCAGGCCGTGGCCGGCATCGTGCTGGGCAGCTTCACCGAGAGCGAGGCGCCCGAGGCGCTGCTGCGCGAGCGGCTGCTGCCGCTGTGCCGCGAGCGGGGCAAGCCGCTGCTGGGCGGCTGGCCCACGGGGCACGGCACGCCCAACCGCCCGCTGCCGCTGGGCCTGCGCGTGCGGCTGGATGCCGGCGCGGGCACGCTGACCATGCTGGAGGCGCTCGCGGCGCCCGCGGGCTGA